The following coding sequences are from one Ruminococcus flavefaciens AE3010 window:
- a CDS encoding DUF2156 domain-containing protein — protein MLEFRDIAITDKERITSALDISQFMGCEYSFANNMAWKRLGDSQIAFYKDFYICCSFRSEDGIPRFFLPSGDGSYKDVIAAMKEYAYSLGKPLRVAGITEPSLKMLNELFPDEFTVDTDEGDWDYIYNSADLIELSGRKYHSKRNHLSRFKELGAEFSLMTEKDFDECIIFGAMEYNSRAEEHDHSFIAEQYAINTYFNYFHELGLTGGVIRIGGKVAAFTIGDRLNNDTFCVHIEKADTQYNGIYAGINNSFAKAAAYGYKYINREEDLGLEGLRKSKQSYHPAFLLKKYTVTFK, from the coding sequence ATGCTCGAATTCAGAGACATTGCCATAACCGACAAGGAGCGTATAACTTCCGCCCTGGACATATCGCAGTTTATGGGCTGCGAATACAGCTTTGCAAATAATATGGCTTGGAAGCGTCTTGGCGATTCGCAGATAGCCTTTTACAAGGACTTCTACATCTGCTGCTCTTTCCGCTCCGAGGACGGTATCCCACGTTTCTTTCTGCCGTCAGGTGATGGAAGCTACAAGGACGTCATTGCTGCTATGAAGGAATATGCATATTCCCTTGGCAAACCGCTCAGAGTTGCAGGTATTACAGAGCCGTCGCTGAAAATGCTCAATGAGCTCTTCCCCGATGAGTTCACCGTGGATACCGACGAGGGCGACTGGGACTACATCTACAATTCAGCAGACCTTATTGAGCTTTCGGGCAGGAAATACCACAGCAAGCGCAATCATCTCTCAAGGTTCAAAGAGCTGGGGGCTGAATTCTCGCTGATGACTGAAAAAGACTTCGATGAATGTATTATTTTCGGCGCTATGGAATACAACAGCCGTGCAGAGGAGCACGATCACTCCTTTATCGCCGAGCAGTACGCCATAAATACTTACTTCAATTATTTTCATGAGCTCGGTCTTACGGGCGGAGTTATTCGCATTGGCGGCAAGGTGGCTGCTTTCACTATCGGAGACAGACTCAACAATGATACGTTCTGCGTTCACATTGAAAAGGCAGATACTCAGTACAACGGAATATACGCCGGTATAAACAACAGCTTTGCAAAGGCTGCCGCTTACGGCTATAAATACATCAACAGAGAGGAAGACCTGGGACTTGAGGGACTTCGCAAGTCAAAGCAGTCCTATCACCCTGCGTTTCTCCTCAAAAAATACACTGTTACATTTAAATGA
- a CDS encoding DnaD domain protein, with protein MEFKVNCGIWGAMFGVPSIVADNFLKLATGGQIKVLLYLLRCSGKMCSAEDISSNTGVSPEEAEEAVLFWQQANVLSPQANSAPAPVPSLMEQPVTNRSEAAPAQKSTEPAPDHKVNLSGQEIAAIMKDSQDIRELFTIAENILGTLKNSQMNSIIWMYDHLGLKKEVIITLISYCTSIEKTNTAYIEKIASVWAENDINTMAAAQDEIQRLSASRDYISGIMRAFEMTRRPTTKQTELIQQWKNAGFSVELLRYAYEKTVERIDKLNFDYINKILLSWRDSGFATVQDVKNAETDYRNKKTASKSSMNDTDVEEYESVINQFLH; from the coding sequence TTGGAATTCAAGGTCAACTGCGGTATATGGGGTGCTATGTTCGGAGTTCCCAGTATCGTCGCCGATAATTTTCTCAAGCTCGCCACAGGCGGTCAGATAAAGGTACTTCTCTATCTGCTCAGATGTTCGGGCAAAATGTGCTCCGCCGAAGACATTTCATCAAATACGGGAGTATCTCCCGAAGAAGCCGAAGAGGCTGTACTCTTCTGGCAGCAGGCAAATGTTCTAAGCCCACAGGCAAACAGCGCACCTGCGCCTGTTCCGTCGTTAATGGAACAGCCTGTTACTAACAGAAGTGAAGCAGCTCCTGCTCAGAAAAGTACAGAGCCCGCTCCCGACCACAAGGTCAATCTCAGCGGTCAGGAGATCGCTGCTATTATGAAAGATTCTCAGGATATAAGAGAGCTGTTTACCATAGCTGAGAATATACTCGGGACACTGAAAAACAGCCAGATGAATTCCATAATTTGGATGTACGACCATCTTGGACTGAAAAAAGAGGTCATAATCACGCTTATATCCTACTGTACATCTATCGAAAAGACAAATACGGCTTATATTGAGAAGATAGCTTCCGTATGGGCTGAAAACGACATTAACACTATGGCTGCGGCACAGGACGAGATACAGCGTCTCAGTGCGTCAAGAGATTATATCTCGGGTATCATGCGTGCATTTGAGATGACACGCCGCCCCACTACAAAGCAGACCGAGCTTATACAGCAGTGGAAAAACGCAGGCTTTTCTGTTGAGCTTCTGCGCTATGCCTACGAAAAGACCGTTGAACGCATAGACAAGCTCAATTTCGATTACATAAACAAGATACTTCTCTCATGGAGAGACAGCGGATTTGCAACGGTTCAGGACGTAAAGAACGCCGAAACCGATTACCGCAATAAAAAAACTGCTTCAAAAAGCAGCATGAACGATACTGATGTAGAAGAATACGAATCAGTTATCAATCAATTCCTACACTGA
- a CDS encoding ATP-binding protein, with the protein MDSEIFDKAQAILTNRRKKAESENEARIDEINRKIPQIREINDVLFNTGKELIAIISNSKGQDVSDKIEQLKQYNLGAQAMSRKILAEHGYPEDYLDMHYTCPVCCDRGYNGSRYCDCFKALCGKLAADELNKSSQLNLSDFDSFDLTYYSGDNYMTMKNILEFTKQYAETFTPQSKSILMFGQTGLGKTHLSLAIANIVLKKGYSVIYDSAINILRSIEKEHFSYEHSSDMIDLVMNTDLLILDDMGTEYESQFYNATIYNIINTRLNCGKPSIISTNLDFAGIARRYDKRVMSRIVSMYSCLEFKGNDVRLQKRKNNA; encoded by the coding sequence ATGGACAGCGAAATTTTCGATAAAGCGCAGGCTATCCTCACTAACCGCCGCAAAAAGGCTGAAAGTGAAAACGAAGCGCGTATCGATGAGATAAACCGAAAAATCCCCCAGATAAGAGAGATAAACGACGTCCTTTTCAACACTGGAAAGGAGCTTATCGCCATTATCTCAAACAGCAAAGGTCAGGACGTCTCCGATAAAATAGAGCAGCTAAAGCAGTACAATCTGGGCGCTCAGGCTATGTCAAGAAAAATACTTGCAGAACATGGATATCCCGAGGACTATCTCGATATGCATTACACCTGTCCCGTCTGCTGCGACCGCGGCTACAACGGCAGCAGATACTGCGACTGCTTCAAGGCGCTGTGCGGCAAGCTTGCTGCGGACGAGCTCAATAAAAGCTCACAGCTGAATCTCTCGGATTTTGACAGCTTCGACCTTACTTACTACTCGGGCGATAACTACATGACAATGAAAAATATCCTCGAGTTTACCAAGCAGTATGCCGAGACCTTTACTCCGCAGTCAAAAAGCATTCTTATGTTCGGGCAGACAGGACTGGGAAAGACGCATCTTTCCCTTGCAATTGCAAATATTGTTCTGAAAAAGGGCTACAGTGTCATCTACGACTCAGCTATTAATATACTCCGCAGTATTGAAAAGGAGCATTTCAGCTATGAGCACTCCTCAGATATGATAGACCTCGTTATGAACACCGACCTGCTTATCCTTGATGATATGGGCACTGAATATGAGTCACAGTTCTACAACGCCACTATATATAATATCATAAACACACGTCTTAACTGCGGAAAGCCATCCATAATAAGTACAAACCTTGATTTTGCAGGCATCGCACGCAGATACGACAAGCGTGTTATGTCGCGTATAGTTTCAATGTATTCATGTCTTGAATTCAAGGGAAACGATGTCAGACTCCAGAAAAGAAAAAACAACGCATAA
- a CDS encoding 5-formyltetrahydrofolate cyclo-ligase — protein sequence MENKKELRKEFSHLRAEIRDKVSKDMDITERLLEEEKILEADNILLYASFGSEVDTYLLIDKLIEMGKNVALPICCGERSMTFHIIGSVADLHEGMYRISEPDSALPQPVITDRTVCIIPGLAFTEDGGRLGYGGGYYDKFINENPLMTTIALSYEELIVEQLPLMQHDLRVDIIVTEERTVLCNG from the coding sequence ATGGAAAATAAAAAAGAACTGCGCAAAGAATTTTCACATCTCCGTGCCGAGATACGCGATAAGGTATCAAAGGACATGGACATCACCGAAAGGCTTCTCGAAGAGGAAAAGATACTGGAGGCAGATAATATCCTCCTGTATGCTTCCTTTGGTTCGGAGGTCGATACATACCTGCTCATTGACAAGCTCATTGAAATGGGCAAGAATGTTGCTCTGCCCATATGCTGCGGCGAGCGCTCCATGACATTCCATATTATAGGCTCTGTAGCCGATCTCCATGAGGGAATGTACCGTATCTCGGAGCCTGACAGCGCTCTCCCCCAACCCGTTATAACCGACAGGACAGTCTGCATTATCCCGGGACTTGCTTTTACCGAGGACGGCGGACGCCTTGGCTACGGCGGAGGGTACTACGATAAGTTTATCAACGAAAATCCTCTTATGACGACCATTGCTCTCTCTTATGAGGAGCTCATTGTCGAACAGCTGCCCCTTATGCAGCACGACCTCAGAGTCGATATTATAGTTACAGAAGAAAGGACGGTGCTCTGCAATGGCTGA
- a CDS encoding sigma factor-like helix-turn-helix DNA-binding protein: MQFRAAKKSAGDVYINEPVETDKDGNALTLMDLIDDGIDIHEQVDILIRSRQLYSFLNECLDSRELDIIIYRYGLYGSKPHTQNETAAKMSISRSYVSRLEKKAIGKLKKMFDNAAF, encoded by the coding sequence ATGCAGTTCCGTGCCGCAAAAAAATCAGCAGGCGATGTTTATATCAACGAGCCCGTTGAGACTGACAAGGACGGCAATGCTCTGACTCTCATGGACCTTATCGACGATGGCATCGACATACACGAACAGGTGGATATACTCATACGCTCCCGACAGCTTTACAGCTTTCTGAACGAATGTCTTGACAGCCGTGAACTGGATATTATCATCTACCGATACGGACTGTACGGCAGTAAGCCCCATACACAGAACGAGACAGCAGCTAAAATGAGTATCTCAAGGTCGTATGTGTCCCGTCTGGAGAAAAAAGCCATTGGCAAACTGAAAAAAATGTTTGATAATGCTGCTTTTTAG
- the mltG gene encoding endolytic transglycosylase MltG: MADNNNDVINDILNQLDSAKKQQEAEIGPTPQKNTEEKTERAAQPVREEAPAPRPVQRQAERRLRKTADNDHQAAAAPPPARPPRPRVSEEMHTRNSAAVKRNAAHHKKKKKKRRSRLPGVLILTVFIFAVSICLSLVIIAFGKDMFGIGKDDTTKMIIVRENTNTEMISQQLYDEGIINSPKCFQLFSKFRKTPDIYIPGEHFVSPNMAYETIIDTLTNEEEEERKEAVNVTFPEAINLYSAAQLLEEKGVCNASDFMFYFNAGGYGYRFEDKLNKNTNTLRFADTRMEGYLFPDTYTFTKEMDPEQVCQKIYYNFDNKLTDDRIKRMEELHLSLDQLITLASIVQAEAPNREDMNHVASVFWNRLDNPEAETVGKLQSDPTKNYANYTIKPHMTVLNNEILKAYDTYQSTGLPPGAICNPGLDAIDAVLLKMKTDDYYFIANIYTQKTYFAKTNDEHEMNKAMVKADEAQYEAEQAAREAEEAANE, encoded by the coding sequence ATGGCTGATAACAACAATGATGTTATCAATGATATTCTGAATCAGCTTGACAGTGCTAAAAAACAGCAGGAAGCAGAGATAGGACCAACACCACAAAAAAACACAGAAGAAAAGACCGAAAGGGCTGCACAGCCTGTACGTGAGGAAGCACCTGCTCCAAGACCTGTACAGAGACAGGCAGAAAGGCGTCTGCGTAAGACAGCTGACAACGATCATCAAGCAGCTGCTGCTCCGCCGCCTGCAAGACCTCCACGTCCCCGTGTCAGCGAGGAAATGCATACACGCAACAGTGCAGCAGTTAAGCGCAATGCGGCTCACCATAAGAAAAAGAAGAAAAAGAGAAGAAGCAGACTCCCCGGCGTTCTCATACTCACTGTATTCATATTTGCCGTTTCTATCTGTCTCTCTCTTGTTATAATCGCTTTCGGCAAGGATATGTTCGGTATCGGCAAGGACGATACAACAAAAATGATCATCGTTCGCGAAAACACAAATACAGAAATGATCTCGCAGCAGCTTTACGATGAGGGTATAATTAATTCCCCCAAGTGCTTCCAGCTCTTCTCAAAGTTCAGAAAGACTCCCGATATCTATATCCCGGGTGAGCACTTCGTAAGCCCCAATATGGCATATGAAACTATCATAGATACTCTTACGAATGAGGAGGAAGAGGAGCGCAAGGAAGCTGTAAATGTTACCTTCCCCGAAGCTATCAACCTTTACAGTGCGGCTCAGCTTCTTGAAGAAAAGGGCGTCTGCAATGCAAGCGACTTCATGTTCTACTTCAATGCAGGCGGATATGGCTACAGATTTGAGGACAAGCTCAACAAGAACACAAATACCCTCAGATTTGCCGACACACGTATGGAGGGCTACCTCTTCCCGGATACCTATACCTTTACAAAGGAGATGGATCCCGAGCAGGTATGCCAGAAGATCTACTACAACTTCGATAACAAGCTTACTGACGATAGAATAAAGAGAATGGAGGAGCTCCATCTTTCACTGGATCAGCTCATCACACTGGCTTCCATCGTTCAGGCTGAGGCACCAAACCGTGAAGACATGAATCACGTTGCAAGCGTATTCTGGAACCGTCTTGACAACCCCGAAGCCGAGACTGTCGGAAAGCTTCAGTCAGACCCGACAAAGAATTACGCAAACTATACTATCAAGCCTCACATGACAGTACTCAACAACGAAATACTCAAGGCTTATGATACCTATCAGTCAACAGGTCTCCCGCCGGGAGCTATCTGCAACCCGGGACTTGACGCTATCGACGCTGTACTCCTGAAGATGAAGACCGATGACTACTACTTCATCGCTAATATCTATACTCAGAAGACCTACTTCGCTAAGACAAATGACGAGCATGAGATGAACAAGGCTATGGTAAAGGCTGACGAGGCTCAGTATGAGGCAGAACAGGCTGCAAGAGAAGCTGAGGAGGCCGCTAATGAATAA
- a CDS encoding recombinase family protein: protein MADLRKTAIYSRKSKFTGKGESIESQVDSCKDYLKRFYPDTKEEDIVVFEDEGYSGGNTNRPQFQKMLNECRQNNIRRIVCYKLDRISRSLSDFMKLYDELEYYRIEFAAVNDSFDTHTSTGRAMLNMTMVFAQLERETIAERIRDNMLFLARDGRWLGGNPPLGYVSKETIGSTTTDGKTRKARMLLLVDEEARVVKTIFSKFLEYKSLTKTETYFIQNDILTKRNNSFSRFTLRSILRNPVYLIADEQAWNYFTVEGATIYADKEQFDCIHGMMIYNKTNQQTGRANLINDIKDWVISVGKHKGIIKGKDWVQVQKLLNQNNSKSYRKPRSNVALLSGLLICGNCGSFMRPKLSQRRNSGGELIYDYVCELKEKSKSQKCNMKRPNGNKIDRLICEEIKKLSSVESEFMKYLKQGIRNIDYNTETYQETLKDLRKSKTKYDTQINNLLQSLAQAQDSAASTYILKQINDIDINIKAIEKQISEYMEILNTTATSEQDFEILSEMLSNTSNYIDNMTVEQKRNALRSIIHKIVWDGENAHIYFFGSDDSEIDLSDEPPPKAAAIGLQMRYSCSSVPQKNQQAMFISTSPLRLTRTAML from the coding sequence ATGGCAGACTTACGTAAAACCGCTATTTATTCAAGAAAATCAAAATTCACTGGTAAGGGTGAAAGTATTGAAAGTCAGGTTGATTCATGTAAAGATTACCTTAAAAGATTTTATCCTGACACAAAAGAGGAAGATATAGTTGTTTTTGAAGACGAAGGATATTCAGGTGGTAACACCAATCGTCCCCAATTTCAAAAAATGTTAAATGAATGCAGACAAAACAATATACGCAGGATCGTTTGTTATAAGCTTGACAGAATCAGCAGAAGTCTTTCTGATTTTATGAAGCTTTATGATGAACTGGAATATTACCGAATTGAATTTGCAGCAGTTAATGATAGTTTTGATACCCATACTTCTACAGGACGTGCAATGCTTAATATGACAATGGTTTTTGCTCAGCTTGAACGTGAAACTATTGCAGAACGTATCCGTGATAATATGCTTTTCCTTGCAAGAGACGGACGCTGGCTTGGAGGCAATCCACCGTTAGGTTACGTTAGTAAGGAAACAATTGGAAGCACTACTACTGACGGAAAAACACGAAAGGCAAGAATGCTTTTATTAGTTGATGAAGAAGCAAGAGTTGTAAAAACTATTTTCTCAAAATTTCTGGAATACAAATCACTAACAAAAACAGAAACCTATTTTATTCAAAATGATATTCTTACAAAGCGTAATAATTCTTTTTCCCGATTTACATTAAGAAGTATTTTAAGAAATCCTGTATACCTAATCGCTGATGAGCAAGCATGGAATTACTTTACGGTAGAAGGCGCTACAATTTATGCTGACAAAGAACAATTCGATTGTATTCACGGAATGATGATATACAATAAAACAAATCAGCAAACAGGAAGAGCTAATTTGATAAATGACATAAAGGATTGGGTTATCTCAGTTGGCAAACATAAGGGAATTATAAAAGGTAAAGATTGGGTTCAAGTTCAGAAATTGCTGAATCAAAACAATTCAAAGTCTTATCGTAAGCCAAGAAGTAATGTCGCTTTGTTATCAGGTTTATTAATTTGTGGCAACTGTGGTAGCTTTATGCGTCCCAAACTCTCTCAAAGACGAAATAGCGGCGGAGAATTGATTTATGATTACGTTTGCGAGCTTAAAGAAAAAAGTAAAAGTCAGAAATGCAATATGAAACGTCCAAACGGAAATAAGATAGATCGTCTTATTTGTGAAGAAATAAAGAAACTATCGTCAGTAGAATCCGAATTTATGAAGTATTTAAAACAAGGAATCAGAAATATTGATTACAACACCGAAACCTATCAAGAAACACTAAAAGATTTAAGAAAATCAAAAACAAAATACGATACACAAATCAATAATCTTTTGCAATCACTTGCACAAGCTCAAGACTCAGCAGCTTCAACGTACATTTTGAAACAAATAAATGATATTGACATAAATATTAAAGCAATCGAAAAACAAATATCTGAGTATATGGAAATATTAAACACTACAGCCACATCAGAGCAAGATTTTGAAATTCTTTCTGAAATGCTTTCAAATACATCTAACTACATTGATAATATGACAGTTGAGCAAAAAAGAAACGCTCTCCGCAGTATCATACACAAAATCGTATGGGACGGCGAAAATGCTCACATCTACTTTTTTGGTTCTGATGATTCAGAAATTGACCTTTCAGACGAACCTCCTCCTAAAGCCGCAGCGATAGGGTTGCAAATGAGATACTCATGCAGTTCCGTGCCGCAAAAAAATCAGCAGGCGATGTTTATATCAACGAGCCCGTTGAGACTGACAAGGACGGCAATGCTCTGA
- the thyX gene encoding FAD-dependent thymidylate synthase, whose amino-acid sequence MNVKLLSHTPDAEKLIATAAKLCYSSSDIESLRDGLTEDKIASFIDMLVSIGHESVMEHVSFTFGVEGISRACSHQLVRHRIASYSQKSQRYVNENGFEFITPPAIEEIPEAKSEYDRVIAEITESYEKLAAILTEKHTAEFVSQGMDEKTARSKASKMANEDARFILPNACETKIVVTMNVRSLFNFFRHRCCNRAQWEIRAVANEMLRQCLEVAPHIFAHAGPSCVAEGKCPEGKMTCGKISEVKEYFAAMKKN is encoded by the coding sequence TTGAACGTCAAACTCTTATCACATACTCCTGACGCTGAAAAGCTTATCGCTACAGCCGCTAAGCTCTGCTATTCAAGCAGCGACATCGAGTCTCTCAGAGACGGGCTTACCGAGGATAAGATCGCAAGCTTCATTGATATGCTTGTTTCTATCGGACATGAGAGCGTTATGGAGCACGTCAGCTTCACTTTCGGTGTTGAGGGCATTTCAAGAGCCTGCTCACATCAGCTGGTCAGACACCGTATAGCTTCCTACTCTCAGAAAAGTCAGCGCTATGTCAATGAAAATGGTTTTGAATTCATCACTCCCCCTGCTATTGAGGAGATACCTGAGGCAAAGTCCGAGTACGACAGAGTTATTGCTGAGATAACTGAGAGCTATGAGAAGCTTGCCGCTATCCTTACAGAAAAGCATACCGCAGAATTCGTATCTCAGGGAATGGACGAGAAAACAGCACGTTCAAAGGCTTCAAAAATGGCAAACGAGGATGCACGTTTCATACTGCCCAATGCATGTGAGACTAAGATAGTCGTTACCATGAATGTAAGGTCTCTGTTCAATTTCTTCCGTCACCGCTGCTGCAACCGAGCACAGTGGGAAATAAGGGCTGTTGCAAATGAGATGCTCCGTCAGTGCCTTGAGGTCGCTCCCCATATCTTTGCTCATGCAGGTCCGTCCTGTGTGGCTGAGGGTAAATGTCCCGAGGGCAAGATGACCTGCGGAAAAATAAGCGAAGTAAAGGAATACTTCGCTGCTATGAAAAAGAACTGA
- a CDS encoding NAD-dependent epimerase/dehydratase family protein — MDILVTGGTVFASRFTAEYFAKAGHNVYVFNRGSRPQPEGATPIIADRHDLGDILRHRHFGAVIDVTAYNGQDVEHLLDGLGSFDNYILISSSAVYPETLPQPFRETDKCGENSIWGRYGTDKIAAEKALFRRVPNAYVLRPPYLCGPMNNLHREAFVFECAEQDREFYLPKQGEMKLQFFDIGDLCRVMEAILQKQPAQHVFNVGNEKAVTIKEWVSLCYKTVGKTPRFEYVAENIPQRSYFPFYDYEYFLDVSAMSSLIGKLTSLEESLRSSYEWFRNNRRSIVRKPLKEYIDKEFRKEKP; from the coding sequence TTGGATATTCTTGTTACAGGCGGAACTGTATTTGCAAGCAGATTTACTGCCGAATATTTCGCAAAAGCAGGACATAATGTATACGTCTTTAACCGCGGGAGCCGTCCCCAGCCTGAGGGAGCTACACCTATCATTGCTGACAGGCATGACCTCGGCGATATTCTTCGCCACAGGCATTTCGGTGCAGTCATCGATGTTACCGCCTACAATGGGCAGGACGTTGAGCACCTCCTTGACGGACTTGGCAGCTTTGACAACTATATCCTCATCAGCTCCAGCGCAGTTTATCCTGAAACGCTTCCTCAGCCTTTCAGGGAGACCGACAAATGCGGAGAAAACTCCATATGGGGCAGGTATGGTACTGACAAGATAGCCGCCGAAAAAGCTCTTTTCAGGCGTGTACCTAATGCTTATGTGCTTCGCCCGCCCTATTTATGCGGACCCATGAACAATCTGCACCGTGAAGCCTTTGTTTTTGAATGTGCCGAACAGGACAGGGAGTTTTATCTTCCGAAGCAAGGTGAAATGAAGCTTCAATTCTTTGACATAGGCGACCTGTGCAGAGTTATGGAAGCTATACTGCAAAAGCAGCCTGCTCAGCATGTTTTCAATGTTGGTAACGAAAAAGCCGTAACTATAAAAGAATGGGTCAGTCTCTGCTATAAGACTGTGGGCAAAACACCTCGATTTGAATATGTTGCTGAAAATATCCCTCAGAGAAGCTATTTTCCGTTCTATGACTATGAGTACTTCCTTGATGTTTCGGCTATGAGTTCACTTATCGGCAAGCTCACTTCCTTGGAAGAATCACTCCGCAGTTCATATGAATGGTTCAGAAATAACCGCCGGTCAATAGTCCGCAAACCGCTTAAAGAATACATTGACAAAGAGTTCAGAAAGGAAAAGCCATGA
- a CDS encoding HD domain-containing protein has protein sequence MIYTKLTCKAMDIAYNAHQGQLDKSGIPYIFHPYHLAEQMTDEFTVCAALLHDVVEDTDVTIEDLEKEFPSEVTEAVKLLTHTDNVDYFDYIRAVKRNRVAKTVKLADLHHNSDISRITDIKKRISDKTMERMQKYAEAEKILTEAD, from the coding sequence ATGATCTACACAAAACTAACCTGCAAAGCAATGGATATCGCATACAATGCACATCAGGGACAATTGGACAAGAGCGGTATCCCCTATATCTTTCACCCATATCATTTAGCTGAGCAAATGACAGACGAATTCACAGTCTGTGCTGCTCTGCTCCACGATGTAGTGGAGGATACCGACGTCACTATCGAGGACCTCGAAAAGGAATTCCCGTCGGAAGTCACCGAAGCTGTAAAGCTCCTTACACACACCGATAACGTGGATTACTTTGACTATATCCGCGCTGTAAAGAGAAACAGAGTGGCAAAGACCGTAAAGCTTGCCGACCTGCACCACAACTCCGATATCAGCAGGATAACAGACATCAAAAAGCGCATAAGCGATAAAACTATGGAGCGCATGCAGAAATACGCAGAAGCAGAAAAGATCCTTACGGAAGCAGACTGA
- a CDS encoding helix-turn-helix domain-containing protein: protein MEKELDYVALGMRIRKARKERHVTQEQLGEICELSTAHIGHIERGTRIPSLDTLFRIAQALNISTDYLIFDSIAPDENLFTSLNSILQNKDKRKVKTFLTIIRAIADKIDEL, encoded by the coding sequence ATGGAAAAAGAACTTGATTACGTCGCACTTGGAATGCGTATTCGCAAGGCACGAAAAGAACGTCATGTTACGCAGGAACAGCTCGGAGAAATATGCGAGCTTTCTACTGCACATATAGGTCATATTGAAAGAGGTACACGAATCCCCTCTCTTGATACACTTTTCAGAATCGCACAGGCACTTAATATAAGCACTGACTATCTGATTTTTGACTCCATTGCTCCCGACGAAAATCTTTTTACTTCACTTAATTCCATACTTCAAAACAAGGATAAACGAAAAGTAAAGACTTTTCTGACTATCATTCGAGCGATAGCAGATAAAATTGATGAATTATAA
- a CDS encoding DJ-1 family glyoxalase III, whose product MIYVFLANGFEETEAIAPIDLLRRAGKQVITVGVGDNIITGSHGIPVVTDTIAQEAQLSDELEMIVLPGGMPGTLNLEKSEYVQAAIDYCAANNKYIGAICAAPSILGHKGLLRGRTAVCYEGFETQLDGANIGSGGVAEDGIFITARGAGVAVDFGLKLVEKVHSKEESRRQRNAILCD is encoded by the coding sequence ATGATCTACGTTTTTCTCGCAAACGGTTTTGAAGAGACCGAAGCTATCGCTCCCATTGATCTTCTCAGACGTGCAGGCAAGCAGGTAATTACTGTAGGCGTTGGTGATAATATCATCACAGGCTCACACGGTATCCCTGTTGTGACCGACACAATCGCTCAGGAAGCTCAGCTTTCCGACGAGCTGGAGATGATCGTTCTCCCGGGCGGTATGCCGGGTACTCTCAATCTTGAAAAGTCAGAGTACGTTCAGGCTGCTATCGATTACTGCGCCGCAAATAACAAATATATCGGCGCTATCTGCGCAGCTCCGTCAATACTCGGACACAAGGGGCTTCTCCGCGGCAGGACAGCCGTTTGCTACGAGGGCTTTGAAACTCAGCTTGACGGCGCAAATATCGGCAGCGGCGGTGTTGCCGAGGACGGCATCTTCATCACCGCAAGAGGTGCAGGTGTTGCAGTTGATTTCGGTCTGAAGCTGGTTGAAAAAGTTCATTCAAAGGAAGAAAGCCGACGACAGCGTAATGCTATCTTATGTGATTGA